The sequence below is a genomic window from Melioribacteraceae bacterium.
AGGCAGCAACTTGAATAAATTACAGAACTATAAAATGATCTATGAAATTCAATCTTCTTACTACGGAGAAGATCTGTCAGATCAGTTTGGTCTAACCGATAAACAGGCACTCATTGTCAGGGGCTGGCGGGAGTTCCTTTATGGAGATCCCCAAAAATCACTGAATTACTGGAAGCGCTCCGATTCAGATTTGCTCATTTCACCTTCCGTTTTCCCGGCAGCTATTCTGTCTAGACTTCCGGATTTTTTTGTTAATAAAATTAAGGGGAGAAGGATTCCAGAACGGCTGAAATATTTTACTAAATGTATTCTTCCTGAGTACAGACGGGTAAACCGGGATTTTCAATCAATATTAAAGGCGGTATCGGATGTTTGAAATTGCTCTTACTTCAATTGAATCGATTCCTGTCAACGAAAATTCTAAACAGGCATTTCTCTATGCAGACTTTAATGTAATAAATAAAATCTACACTGATGGTATTTCCGGGAATAATCACGGACTCCTTTTTTATCCCGACTCAACTGCTGTATTTATAGCAGTAAATCTTTTATACGGAGGAGGGAAGAAAAGAATTGTAAGCACCGACCTACTCAATAAATTATTAATTGAGTCGGCAGAGAAGAAATGCAGGATATTCTTTTTCGGGAATTCTTCAGAAGTGCTAATGAAAATGACTCCGCGGCTCACACAGAAATATCCATCGATAAATATCTGCGGTGTTTCAAATGGATATTCATTTGATGATGATACGCTTATTAACCTTATAAACTCTTCAGGGACTGAAATTCTGTTTGTCGGGTTGGGAGCGGGGAAGCAGGAGAAATGGATTGTTGATAATTATTCACGGTTAAACTGCCGGCTTATCGTATCGTGCGGCGGCTGGTTCCGGTATCTTGCCGGTACAAAAAAACGCGCCCCTCAGTTTCTGAGCAATATTTATCTCGAATGGCTCTTCAGACTGTTATCTGAATTCCGATCGATCTGGAAAAGATACCTTTTCGGTCTTCCTCTTTTTTACTATAGGATAATTAAAGGAAAAATTAAACTGGTACTGAAATGAAGTATAAGCCCATTACGGTGCTAATGGTGGTCAAGAACGGTCTTCCGTTCCTTGCTGATGCTGTAAATTCAATTCTCGCACAGTCCTATACAGATTTTTACCTTCTGATCGTTGATGATCATTCCACCGATGCTTCCGTTGAATACCTTAAATCGATTAGTGACGGGAGACTATATGTAATGAAGAATCGTGGTAATGGAATTTCCCAAGCGCTTAATACTGGATTGAATTCCGCCGAATCAAAATATTGTGCAATTATGGATGCGGATGATATTTCTCATCCCCTGCGAATTGAGAAACAATTCAGCTTCCTTGAGGAAAATCCCGACTATGTTTTAACCGGGACATCATTGCGTTATATCGGTTCGGATATATCCAGCCGCAGTTGGGACGTTGATCTACCGTCAGAACATTACCTATTGGCAAATGCGCTTGCAAAAGGATTCTATGTTATTTCTCATCCTACGATAATGGTGAGGACTTCAGCAATGAAAGTGATTAATGGTTACAATAATGATTTGAAATATAATATCGACCTGGATCTTTATTTAAGGCTGATTGAGCACGGACGTTTCACAAATCTAGATGGTATCAGAACATCAGTCCGGCTCCACGAAAACAGTTTTACTCATTTAAACCTTCAACCGATTGTTAAACAGAATTATCTCTATTCAAGAAAAAAAGAACAGAATTATAACAACGCCGATAAATTAATCATTACACTCAAATACTATTCGGCATTTAATTATCGAAAGGGTCTTCTAAAATTCCTGAGTGGACATTGGATTACATGGTCATGGAACCTGTTTCTTGCCGCATTATTCGATATGCCGAGAGCATTCTTTCATCTGAAAAATAAATATCATATAAAATGAACAGAATAGTTTTATTGGGTAATCTGGTTTTACTCCTTTTTATTAATAGTGCTGATCTATTATCCCAGCATCGGGACACGGAATTGAATAACTGGTTCGAATCCGGTAAACCTCATTTAAAGATCGGTGTGGCTGCGGATGGGATTTACAGGGTTAGCTATGAAGACCTTCTGCAATACGGATTTAATATAACCGCTACCGATCCTCATAATCTCATTCTTTTTAAATCCGGATTTAAAATCCCAATATTCGTAAGCGGAAAAGAAGACGGCCGGTTCGATCCGGAAGACTTTATCGAATTTGTCGGCCTGCGGAATATGGGCGGCAGTCACCACAAAATTAATGATTCACAAAAACCGTATAATGAATATCTGGGAAGATATACCGATACAACCGTTTACTGGCTTTCATGGCGTGAGAATGATAATTCGGTGATTGAAAATGCAACGCTTAATAATTCCACTGCCGATACTGTATTAACATCATATTATGAAACACTCCACTATGAAAGAAATGTTGCGCTTGATTTTTCTTCGCCGGACCTTGTTACAAAAGATTTTCCTTTCTGGACAGGGAACAAGACCTGGATTGAAAGCCTATTAAATCCCGGAACGAAAAACTATAACTTCGCAGTCAAGAACCTTGTCCCGGGAAAGAACGCTTTCGTCTCCTGCAAACTCTTTGATTATGCATCCGACTTCCAAAGTAATTCTCATCTTCTGGCAATTGGATTGAACAGTAGCTCTCTCCTTGATTCAACAAGTCTGGACCGTTATGAACAGGCAGTTCTGAATGCTGAAATCGGCCCGGC
It includes:
- a CDS encoding WecB/TagA/CpsF family glycosyltransferase yields the protein MFEIALTSIESIPVNENSKQAFLYADFNVINKIYTDGISGNNHGLLFYPDSTAVFIAVNLLYGGGKKRIVSTDLLNKLLIESAEKKCRIFFFGNSSEVLMKMTPRLTQKYPSINICGVSNGYSFDDDTLINLINSSGTEILFVGLGAGKQEKWIVDNYSRLNCRLIVSCGGWFRYLAGTKKRAPQFLSNIYLEWLFRLLSEFRSIWKRYLFGLPLFYYRIIKGKIKLVLK
- a CDS encoding glycosyltransferase, which gives rise to MKYKPITVLMVVKNGLPFLADAVNSILAQSYTDFYLLIVDDHSTDASVEYLKSISDGRLYVMKNRGNGISQALNTGLNSAESKYCAIMDADDISHPLRIEKQFSFLEENPDYVLTGTSLRYIGSDISSRSWDVDLPSEHYLLANALAKGFYVISHPTIMVRTSAMKVINGYNNDLKYNIDLDLYLRLIEHGRFTNLDGIRTSVRLHENSFTHLNLQPIVKQNYLYSRKKEQNYNNADKLIITLKYYSAFNYRKGLLKFLSGHWITWSWNLFLAALFDMPRAFFHLKNKYHIK